The genomic segment AACCCTATGCATGCACTGACTGTGGGAAGAGTTTCAGTCAGTTCTGGAATCTTATTATACACCAGCACATACATACAGGGGAGAAACCCTACGCATGCACTGACTGTGGGAAGAGTTTCAGTTGTTCATCTTCCCTAACCAAACACTGGCGCATACATACAGGTGAGAAACCCTATGCATGCACTGACTGTGGGAAGAGTTTCAGTTGTTCATCTTCCCTAACCAAACACTGGCGCATACATACAGGGGAGAAACCCTATGCATGCACTGACTGTGGGAAGAGTTTCAGTCAGTTCTGGAATCTTATTATACACCAGCACATACATACAGGGGAGAAACCCTACGCATGCACTGACTGTGGGAAGAGTTTCAGTTGTTCATCTTCCCTAACCAAACACTGGCGCATACATACAGGTGAGAAACCCTATGCATGCACTGACTGTGGGAAGAGTTTCAGTTGTTCATCTTCCCTAACCAAACACTGGCGCATACATACAGGTGAGAAACCCTATGCATGCACTGACTGTGGGAAGAGTTTCAGTTGTTCATCTTCCCTAACCAAACACTGGCGCATACATACAGGTGAGAAACCCTATGCATGCACTGACTGTGGGAAGAGTTTCAGTCGTTCATTTTCCCTAACCGGCCACCGGCGCATACATACAGGGGAGAAACCCTATGCATGCACTGACTGTGGGAAGAGTTTCAGTTGTTCATCTTCCCTAACCAAACACTGGCGCATACATACAGGGGAGAAACCCTACGCATGCACTGACTGTGGGAAGAGTTTCAGTTGTTCATCTTCCCTAACCAAACACTGGCGCATACATACAGGTAAGAACTCCAAAAGGAAACTTTCTTTGCCACGATGCAAGTGTTAAAAATGAGTACTAGCAATAGATTTGAGATGTTGAAGTCATTCCCATTATACCCTGTCTTACAAATGAGGTTCATGGTAAGTGCTAAATTAAAGCATTTGAAGACATTACTCCAAGAGAAATACTATACATGCACTTAAGTGAGGAAAGTTTCAGACAGCTATTTCACTTAATTTTACACCAGCATATAGACCCAAGATGATATGCACTAGCAGTAAATGTGAAATTCTAAGACCGCATCTAATATAGACTGGtcatattatttaattttttcctaCAGTTACTGGGACAGTAAAGTTATATTGTCTGTTAGGAATAAAGTGTATTATACTCCTTCCTTAAAGGTGACAACTATGTAACCAAATGCTGTAACTGATGGTATCATTATTAAACAAGCTGTTAGGATTTCAAATCTGCAAAAGCCCATTGAAATCTACCAGTGCTGTTGTCACCTTTCTTATTACTGTGCATGCCTATTTTAGTCCAATTCAATTTTTAACACATACTTTTTTGTGAACAAGATCACGTTTTTGTGGCACTGCatttgttataaaaaataaagtgGTTGGTTAATGAGTACAGAGAACTATACATTGGGTAACCTGATTAGGTACCTTTATGTATGACACTATCGCCATCCATCTTCACATTTTTTATATGTGATTCTAATTAACTAAGCAATATTGTTCTGAAAAACTGATTGATTGTGAGttagtggggttttgtttttgcaatatACTCGCAGGATATAGAGTGCTGTGAACAAGAATGAACAAAAAAATTGCTAGTATTTTAATTGTTATATTGAAGGAAGACaaagagggcaatttccaaagtgATTTCCATAGGTAAAACGTTTTACACCCAGGAATCAGCTGTCCTTCCTCAATACGGTTAAAAGTACAGCATTTAGGGGAAGTGCTCCTAGCGACAGAGAAGGGCAGGGAATAagacatgcatacttttgtaatTTCAAAACAGCCATGGTTTAGTCAGAAAAAGTATGTGCAAGTGTCTGCTGGTCTTTTTATCCTTAGGTAAATTTTAAAGTGAAAACAAGTGCCTGCTTtcactttgagaactggtgcgcGCGCAGACGGTAAAAAGTATCCATGAACTTTGCAGCAATGTTCGCAGAGATTCTCATTTATTAAAGCTCTGTGCCATTGAAAATTATCGGATGTTTTTCAGTGTGTGTCAATTTTTGTATTGATGCAAAGCTTTGACTTGGGCTCCACTGCATACCATCATGCATAAACAAATCAGCTCTGTTTGTTCCTGAATTGCATATTGAAAGGCATTCAGTCTCTGGGTCTCCTCCAGCTGTCTGCTATGCATTCCTCAGCACCCTGTCCGTAATGCTCCACTCTCTTAGAGCTTCTCCAAACTGATTCCTTCTATAAGATCCCTGGAAGGAGAATACTACcatcttctcacaggacaagcaggatggtagtcctcacatatggatgacatcatcaggatggagccaaatcacagaaaatttctgtcaaagtttccagaactttgactggcccctactgggcatgcccagcatggcactaaccctgcagccagcaggggtcccccttcagtcttcttttttccacgcagcagtagcctcacagtttaggagctctgaagagactcctgacaggaattttcctcacggaattatttcaAGTTTAATTgctccacaggggtccctcctctaacttttccttGACTGTGGTACTCCGGTAAGCTTTTACTCGTTTTCTGTcgattaccgtctagtttggcccttgtggcctactggccgtcgactgtaccgtggcttgatttttttttttgatggccatggcgtcggggtttcgttggtgcccggactgtactcgccctttcaagtgccagatgctcaaatcattctcaccacagacgcttccaacctcgggtggggagcacacatggccgatctacagacacaaggatcttggccTCCAGAGGAatccaaacatcaaataaatttcctggaacttcaagcaatgcgatatgctctcagggcttttcaggatcacctattgaatcaagtcatcctgattcagacggacaaccaggtggccatgtggtacatcaacaagcaggaaggcacaggctccttccttctgtgtcaggaagctgcgcagatttgggcggaagctctctcccactcgatgtacctctgGGCCACagacttgctgggagtggacaatgtgttggcagacaagctgaatcatgtcttccaaccacacgagtggtctctcaacccctcggtagtgaACTCAATCTTccgacaatggggatatcctcagacagatctctttgcgtcccctcagaaccacaaaatgGACAACTATTGATACCTCATTCGGagcaaacactctcagctcaGAGATGCATtccccctctcctgggcaaccagtctgctttatgcattccctccacttcctcttctctcgaagactctcgtgaagctccgtcaggacaagagaaccatgatcctgatagcacctcactggccacgccaagtatggtttcccatactccaggatctttCCGTCCGCAAGCACATTCCCTTGGTACTGGTtatggaatggttaatagaacggaaaatgtcataatgcctctgtattgctccatggtgagaccgcaccttgaatactgtgtacaattctggtcgccgcatctcaaaaaagatatagttgcgatggagaaggtacagagaagggcaaccaatatgataaaggggatggaacagctcccctatgaggaaaggctgaagaggttagggctgttcagcttggagaagataataatagaaagactagggggcattccatgaagttagcaagtaacacatttaagactaatcggagaaaattctttcactcaacgcacaataaagctctggaatttgttgccagagaaggtagttagtgcagttagtgtagctgggttcaaaaaaggtttggataagttcttgaaggagaagtccattaatggctattaatcaattatacttagggaatagccactgctattaattgcatctgtagcatgggttcttcttagtgtttgggtaattgccaggttcttgtggcctggtttttggcttctgttggaaacaggatgctgggcttgatggacccttggtctgtcccagcatggcaatttcttatgttcttgggaacggacccgcttctgatcactcaaaacaacgggtgcCTTCGCCATCCCAATCTTTAGGCCTTggccctgacggcatggatgttgaaaggttgatccttcaaccacttaacctttcagattctgtttcccgtgtcttgattgcttcacggaagccttccacgagaaaatcttactcctataaatggaaaaggtacacatcatgttGCACCCCTCAGtctcttgatcccttttcctgtccaatcccaaggtttttggactatctctggcatctgtcagagtcaggtctcaagacatcttccatcagattgcatgtcagtgcggtagccgccttccataaaggtgtcggggatgtccctatctcagtacaacccctcataacacgctttttgaagggcttgctccatatcaagccacctttatgtcctccggccccttcttgggaccttaacctggatctcggtcggctcatgaaaccaccatttgaacctcttcactcctgtgatctaaaatacctcacatggaaagtgattttccttttagctatcacttcagctcgcagggttagtgagttacaggccctagttacctatccgccttacactaaactcctgcaggaccggaaggtactctgcactcaccctaggtttttacctaaggtagtttcggaatttcatattaatcaatccatcatactatctaccttctttcccaggccccattccaatccaggagaacaggctctacatacccttgactgtaaacggactctagctttctatctagaccgtacagttgcccacaggaagagcactcaatttgtctctttccatcccaacaagctaaggcaacctgtgggtaagcagaccctCTTCCTTGTTGGACGACTGCATAtatttttgctatcagcaagcaggcattccttttcaagatcaTGTCAAAGCacattctgtgagggccatggcgacttcagtagcacacctgcgattggtgccgcttcctgacatttgtagagctgccacctggagttctctccatactttcgcagcccactattgcttggacaaagctggaagacaagattccatcttcggccagtctgtcctgcgtaacttatttccaacgtgacgtacctacacccttccacctgcctggtggggttcaggatgccctctaccaaattctaccccagttgttgtgctgttgcacgccgttgggtacgtTTGGTGCATTTCTTGGACAtcctcacccatatgtgaggactaccattcctgcttgtcctgtaagaaagcaaatgttgcttacctgtaacaggtgttctcacaggacagcaggatgttagtcctcacgaaacccgcccgccgccccacggtgtagggttcgtaacgttttgttttatttttcggcactgcctgtaggtttcaaacaagactgaagggggacccctgctggctgcagggttagtgccatgctggacttgcccagtaggggccagtcaaagttctggaaactttgacagaagttttccgtgattgggctccatcctgatgatgtcacccatatgtgaggacccaTCCCACCACAACCTCTCCCTACTAAGCCTgcaggactaggggacattcttGGACAAGGCCCACTTGATGaacctcaaccaggtccttcaggactctTCAGACCATTGGTTCCATCACTTCCACCAATGTCTTCTCCTACCTCTCCTTCCAAACAGGTACCATACAACtcatgggaggagaaaaatacagattcttcatctgaaagcTTCATGTCTGAGCCATATCCTCCTGAAAGAAGGAGAAAGTCTCCACCATAAGCCTTGTCCTTCACTATCTTCTTCAAAGATATGGCAGACACAATTCCTTTCAATTTAGTGTCTGAGGAAGATACAAGcagcagacataagaacataagaacatgccatactgggtcagaccaagggtccatcaagcccagcatcctgtttccaacagttgccaatccaggccataagaacctggcaagtacccaaaaactaagtctattccatgtaaccattgctaatggcagtggctattctctaagtgaacttaatagcaggtaatggacttctcctccaagaacttatccaatccttttttaaacacagctatactaactgcacgaaccacattctctggcaacaaattccagagtttaattgtgcgttgagtaaaaaagaactttctccgattagttttaaatgtgccccatgctaacttcatggagtgtcccctagtccttctactatccgaaagagtaaataaccgattcacatctacccgttctagacctctcatgattttaaacacctctatcatatcccccctcagtcgtctcttctccaagctgaaaagtcctaacctctttagtctttcctcataggggagttgttccattccccttatcattttggtagcccttctctgtaccttctccatcgcaattatatcttttttgagatgcggcgaccagaattgtacacagtattcaaggtgcggtctcaccatggagcgatacagaggcattatgacattttcccttttattcatcattccttttctaataattcccaacattctgtttgcttttttgactgccgcagcacactgaacagactagaTCCACCGACTAGATCCACCCAAGGAAGTCCTGGCCATTCCTATCCACGAAGTCCTCCTGGAATTACAACATAGGgtttgggaacatccatgttccgtTCCGCCAATCAATAAGAGAGTGGATACTACATATCTTGTACAACATGTCCCTGGTTACCAAAAGTcacaactaccacaccaatccGTAGTAGTTGAGACagctcagaaaaaatctaaaagagtaTGACCTCATTCCTctgcaccaccagggaaggatcattGATTCCTGGATTCTCTAGGGAGAAAGGTATTCCAAGGAGCTATGCTTAACTCCAGGATAGCAtcttaccagctctatatgacgcAATATCAGAGGAATCTATGGAAGCAAATGCAGGAGCTCACTGATTCCCTACCTCAGCAATACCAAGATGCAGCTCAAACAATAATCCACAAGGAActagaagctggaaagcatgaagtccgtGCAGCTTACGACAGCTTCAAAACTTCTTAACGGTTGCAGCTTGAGGGATCAGTGCTTGCTGCTGGGCCTagctaaaagcctctgaccttAGGCCTGAGGTATAGGATAAGTTGGTGGACTTTCCCTGCGTAGGTGACAACCTGTTTGGCTCAAAGGTACAGAACACAGTGGCCCAACTTAAAGAACACACAGAGACACTGCGTCAATTATCTGCGGTCCTCGTCAGTGTCCCGCTGTCCACCAAGAAAGGACGCCAGAAAACAATACTACAGGCTGAGAAGGTATTATCCACCGGCATCTAGGGGTAGATCTCCTCCACAGCAAATCTCAGTCCATACAGCCTAGAACCGCTAGGCCTCAACTGCCAGTGCAGACAGGaccagctgcaggtttttgaggcggGCACCAGAGAGCAaaagccatctccacaatccCAACTGAAACTTACCAGTAGGAGGTAGAGTCTCCTTCTACAATCATTGGTTCCTGTtgacaacagaccaatgggtactctcaataatatcACGAGGTAACCAACTCAATTTCTTATCGATTCCAAGAGActctcctccaaggcctcctttcttccagggtgtacatatttagattcctcaatctctcctcgtatgtcattcgatgaagaccctccacctttctggtcgcccttctctgtaccacttccatcttgtctctgtctctttgtagatacggtctccagaactgaacacagtactgcaggtgaggcctcaccaaggacctgtacaaggggataatcacttcctttttcttactctctattcctctctctatgcagcccagcattcttctggcttttgctatcgccttgtcacactgtttcgcagacttcatatcattagacactatcaccccaagatctctctcctgctccgtgcacatcagccttctccccccccccccccccccccatcgaatacagttaattcggatttccactccccatatgcatgactttgcacttcttggcattgaatctcagctgccatatcttcgaccactctcccatctcattctctccactctgtgttgcagatcttagtgtcatccgcaaaaatacaaatcttaccttctatcccgtccgcaatgtcgctcacaaagatattgaacaggatcggtcccaacaccgatccttacatctgctagaagggttagtgagttataagcacttgtcacatactcaccctacacaaaattcttacATGACCGGGTGGTACTctgtacacacccaaaatttcttcccaaaatagttacagaattccatttgaatcaatccatagttttacccacattctttccaagacttcattctcaccaaggtgagagagctttacataccttggactgtaagcatgtgCTAGCATGCTACTGCtagcactgcagtccacaggaaatccattcaactctgtttcttttgacccaaacaaaccaggtaatccagtgggcaagcacactctctccaactggctagcagattgtatagagttctgttatgaaaaagcaggccttcctctccaaggcaGAGTAAAAGCATATTCAGTGAGAGCTATGTCAACcgcagtagcacactatcattcagtgccagTTCTCGACaaatgtaaagctgcaacatggagttctcttcacacctctgcagctcattactgtttggacaaaggacaacaagattcagcctatggacaatctgtcttaaagaacttgtttccagtataaccccaactcctacatccaacctgctgtgattttcggctgcctcattttcaccaacaatacttcactgatTCTTCTCtaccaaatgactcagcctctagcttgctaatcatccatatgtgaggactagcatcctgcttgtcctgggatgaagcaaaattgcttaccttgtaataggtgttatcccaggacagcaggatgtagtcctcacgaaacccacccgccaccccgcaaacttcggtccgatacgttttattttctttttgctaaagcttattgctacatacgagactgaagggagacccctgtggctgagaatatcatggcatgctcagtgggctcaggataccagtcaaacgtttctagaaactttgataaagttttccgtgatagggctccatcaatgacgtcacccatatgtgaggactacatcctgctgtcctgggataacacctattacaaggtaaacaaTATTATGGGATTTGTGGCAGCTTGGAGCACATGAAGAAAACACCAGCGCTGGGGCTAGCGTTgttttgcatgttaaaatgtgcacatcaggtgcttggtgattttttgcattaggtaatagctaatagcctcatctacatggcatttatagGTGATAAGCAGTATTAGCTACATGCTGggttggacacgctaatcccctaaTTGTACAGAGTTATTCTAGTGCAGCCAAACCATGCATCCAACCACACAGCAAGCTGTTGCactaggctgagcacactgtattgcatcagcatTCATAGTTGTAACTTTTCTCCCCCTCCAGGCCATTTGTCCTCAGCTTCCATATTCTAAAGGGAAACAGTACAACACTTGTCCAGCTGTTCCCACTGAGCAGTCCCTTTAAGTGAGGTTTGAACTACCTGAGGATTTCCTTAAACCACAGGAGCCTTCTCTTATACAGTAGGTCTCAGTCTCCAGACAACTATCCCAAGACAAGTCCCATCTCCATTGCTCTCTTTCACTGGGTAAGCCTCTTTCTTGAAACTCTGCTTACTTGCTTTGTTACCATCTAAAACCTTAAATGTATCTGTTCACGTACAGTACTAGAGTCACAAACAAAGCTTTTAAGCACTTAAAAGTTCCCTTAGCTCACCGTTTAGCCCCTATTTGGCCGTGCATTTTAGACACGTTTttattaccccttatattgtaagtgtccctagggcctccttattagcatgggccctaatttgcatacaaaatcacgcacccaggagaggtgcctgggcacgcgcgttgggagagcaggcacacacctcggagtgccggctctcatgcaccttttattgcatcagcctgaatgtgGCCTAGTGATCCCACCCAATGCCTACTCCTCCCAACTGAAATTCTCACCTAACTAGTGAGCAAGGGCTGCAGGGAAATCTAGTTCTCTAGTGCTGGActtgtatagttttttttttcttttcagactATTCAGATCCTAAACAGATATTGTTTCCAATATCTGTTTAGGATCTGAATCCATGACTAAGATATTGTTTCCAACAATATCTTAGTCACGGCGGAGGCACCAATTCCTCCGCCGTGACTAAGATACAACTTGGTGCATagccactcacacacatgcacacaccccttATAAAATCCATGCATCaggtaaacaaaaaaatgtttccccATTTGTACATGTACCAACTAaataaacttaactaggaacgtTGCTTGAAACTTCCCAGGGATATGCGCGAAAACGCTTTGTATGCACTAGCTGTCTCTTCTATAACTGTCAATGGCTTTCCTTTCTAACTTTTTGAAACTCCACCAACCATAGTCCTATCTATTCCAAGCAAAGATCttacaggtacattttcaaagccagATACGCACGTGGCTAGGCCGTGCATGCACagagcacattttttaaatggccCGGCCATATGCATATGACCAGGTACTCGCAGAAGTGCCTGGGTCTGTAAAAGGGGCAGCGGctggccaggacagtggccattaggccctgtcctggggaagtgcgtgcCAGTAGCTGGCTGGCGCATGGAACTTTCTACAGCTCAAGagagtaagtttaaaaaaaaatgatcatggggggggggggggttaggggctggggaggagaaggaaaaaaggaggaaaggtAGGTAGGGAGGTACAGAAGTTtgcttccagtctgctccttaattgtagaggattgggagggaatggggaatggCCCAACCTCATTGctgagttttttaaaaataaaataccgcCCTCCTTGTGTATGCGAGTCaccacccgcccgcacatgcaacACGCAGATATAAAATAGGGCGCACGTGTGCATCTTATTTTATGAGatgtgcacgtgttataaaatcggcgcatccttgaaaatttaccccttagtgtTTATAATCCCAGTTGCTGTTTGGCCCTTTTTATTCTCCGTGTTTGGCATCATAGCGTTAGGTTGAAATCCTTCATAGTCCTTGTCCTTTCTCCCAAGTCCCTTCGCATATGACCTCTCTCTGCTTTGGGGTTCTCCTAATCTCTTATGGGCTATTATTTTCTCCCCTACCAGTGATATTGGAAGTTCTTATATATCCACCTTTAATGAAGAAAGCTCAGCAGCTAGCTCCTCTACCTCTTCCTCCATGGATGCTAACTCTACCTCAATTTCTTGGAGTTTTCTCCTAAATTGCCTTATTTTCTCTCTGCATTCAACCTGCCTGTCTTCTCCCTGATGTATATGCACTATTCCTTCTTCCTTTTCAGATCCAACCTGAGTGGGTACccagttctcctaggacaagcaggatggtaattctcacatgtggatgacaacATCCAATGGAGCCTGACAGGGAAAActttagtcaaagtttctagaagcttttccCAACATGCTGCTATCTGTGTGTCCATGCAagttcctgcttcagtctcttcttttccgcggtgtAGTTGCCTCATGGTTCATAAAGCTCCACTCTTGtttttttgctaaaaaaaagtataaatttcTTCGATTCCATCATTGGGTCCCCCTTTGTAGTTGGTGCCTCCTCGGCGTGGTAGGTTTAGGCTTGCTAACTTTTTCTCTTCTTTGCAGTCTATCCCCCACACCTCACCTCTCTGTGACTGCCGGTCATAGACTACTTGGGTACCTCCCCATTTCCCTACATCCTAGCGCTCTCTACCCAGATAGGCCAATTCCCCCAGTTTAAGTTAAACTAAACCTACTGCCCAACCTGTCCCAACCGACAAGACAAATTATCACCCACacgtccccctcccccttttctaagTGAGCTGCTTGTGGTGAGCCTGGCACCCACATTACCACCGGCAGCCAAACATTTGGCCTGTGCACCCTCCCACTGCAAACAATTATCAGTCCATGCACAGTTTAGGCATTCATCATGCACCACAGTCAGTTTGTATTGTAattaaagggcctgattttcaaaagcatttacatgcttaaaactgggttttacacatgtaaatgcactttactcatataAGTGaggttttaaaa from the Rhinatrema bivittatum chromosome 14, aRhiBiv1.1, whole genome shotgun sequence genome contains:
- the LOC115076018 gene encoding zinc finger protein 883-like → MRYVNCARNEEEQNLVAFQFHGKIYYRSCKLIPPHCELLVWYGDEYGKELGIKWGVMWKVKVPTKVPDKHRRIYPCSCCKMTFSGQDHLTKHLKLKHQTVPFMEARVTPVRGEYPTIEQAIKQDPVALKKVNATNIIVKEKQSSNGKQHRKILGTLSYLITPKGMSQGGKCCKSSLELTTHQQKHIHLEKSYTSREFGKNLSLSSSLTKHRCIHTGEKPYACTDCGKSFSRSSSLTGHRRIHTGEKPYACTDCGKSFSRFSHLTGHRRIHTGEKPYACTDCGKSFSQFWNLIIHQHIHTGEKPYACTDCGKSFSCSSSLTKHWRIHTGEKPYACTDCGKSFSCSSSLTKHWRIHTGEKPYACTDCGKSFSQFWNLIIHQHIHTGEKPYACTDCGKSFSCSSSLTKHWRIHTGEKPYACTDCGKSFSCSSSLTKHWRIHTGEKPYACTDCGKSFSCSSSLTKHWRIHTGEKPYACTDCGKSFSRSFSLTGHRRIHTGEKPYACTDCGKSFSCSSSLTKHWRIHTGEKPYACTDCGKSFSCSSSLTKHWRIHTGKNSKRKLSLPRCKC